In Sulfitobacter sp. LCG007, the sequence ATTCGGCGCCGTGGCCCAGCTTGCGAACGACTGGAAGGCGCGGGGGACCAAGGTCATCGGCGTGTCGGTCGACGGGGTCGAGGAACACAGGAAATGGAAGGCCGATATCGAGAAGGTGGGCGGCGTGGCTCCGGATTTCCCGATCATCGGTGACGAGGGGCTCGAGGTGTCCAAGGCCTTCGACATGTTGCCCGCGGACGCCTACCTGCCGGACGGGCGCACACCCGCCGACAGCGCGACCGTGCGCGCCGTATTCATCATCGGACCGGACAAGAAGCTGAAGCTGTCGATGATCTATCCGATGACCGTCGGGCGCAACTTCGCTGAGGTGCTGCGCGCCCTCGACGGGTTGCAGATGTCGAGCGGCAAGGGCGTCGCGACTCCGGCCAACTGGGTGCCGGGCGGCGACGTGATCATCCCCGCAACGGTGTCCGACGAGGACGCGAAGGCGAAGTTCGGCGAATTCGTCACCGTGCTGCCCTACCTGCGCACCACCAAGGCCCCGGCCTGAGCCTTGGCCATGCGTTCCGACCGTCCCTGGCGGCGCAAGCTGGTCAAGCACGGCTATCAGTTGCTGGCCGGCCGAGCTCGCGCGCATGGGCAGGATGTCTGGCCCTTCCTGAAGGTCGCCAAGCCCCGGGGCGATGTCCCGGGCGCTATCGACTGGAAAGGCGCGCGCGCCGGCGCTTTGATGCCCTGGGCGGAGCTGGTTCCGGCATTTGCGGGCAAAGATGTGCTGATTTGCGGTTCAGGCCCCTCGGTCAAGCTGGCCGATGTGAGCCGCTGGAAGGGCCCGGCGGTCCTGCTCAACGGCGCGCTGAGCCTCGCGGAAAAGCTCGCAGGGCCGGTGATCGGTGCGATCGAGGACGAGCGTTTCATCTGGCGCCACCATGAGATGGTCGCCCAGGCGGCAGGTCGCGTGGATCTCTGGCTGCTTTCGCCGTCGGTGCTGCGGGCGCTGCTGAGCTTCGATGAAACCTGGGCGCGCAATCGGCGGATATTCCTGATCGACGATCTGGCAAAGCCGGTGAACGGCGCACGGCGTTCGCTTCAGGATGCGGATATTGCGGCCTGTTTCGAAGGGCAGGACCGACCGCTTGTGTCGCTGCATCCCGAAACCGGGGTGGTACCGGCAGGCACCGTCGCCTTCTCCGCCGCCCAGATCGTGCTCGCGGCTGGGGCGTCGAATATCGGCTTTCTCGGTGTCGACTTGACCACGGCCAACGCCCCGCGGTTTTACGAGAAAGATGGCGCGCAGGCCAAATCGGGGATCGTCGGCGCTTTGGGCCGCATCCTTCAGCATTTCGCGGGCTTCGCCGATGTCGCCCGGAGGCGCGGCGTGTTGCTGCGCTGCCATTCGTCCACGTCCGCGCTGCTGGGTCTCGGCATTCCATATGACAAGGGGCTGGCGGCGTGAGCCTTCCCTATCGCCGCCCTGCCTTTCTTTCGAACGGAGAGACTTTCTGCGACACGGCGATGCGCGCCCTGCTTTGCGACGGCAAGGCGCCGCAGCCGGTCAGCGTCGGCGCGCTGTCGCCCCGGATCGGGCAGCGCGCGCTGCTTGACGCCCATGCCAACGGCAAGGGCGGCGGGCTGAAACTGATCGTGGCTGCCGCGCGTCATGCAGGCTTTGCGCAGCTGCTGGAACGCGAGGGCGTCGACCTTCTCTACGTATGGCGCGGCCTGCGGGGGCGTGACGAGCTGGGCGCGATGGCGGCGCGCGCGGCGGGAATCCCGCGCATCTATTTCGAGGGCGGGCCCATGCCGGGCTGGGTGCAGATCGACATGGCGGGCGTCAACGCGCGCAGTTCCATCCCGCGCGAGCCCGCCTTCTTCCGGCTCTGGCGCGAGAAAGGTCCGCAGCCGCGCATCGACTGGCGCTCGCTGCGCGATACGCTCACCGTGCGTCCGCCCCGCCGCAATCTGGTTGCTCAGGAACGCCGCGATGACTGGTCGGACGAGGGACCGTTCCTGTTCTGCCCGTTCCAGATGAACGCGCCGCGCGATCCGCTGCCCGATGGTGGCTGGGCGGCGGATGCGGGTGAGCTGATGGCGGCGCTGGCCGCGGCGAGCGAGGTGCTGCCCGAGGGCTGGCATCTGCGGGCCAAACCGCATCCCAATGCGCGCGGTACGCTCGAACCGCTTCTTGCGCAGCACCCGGGCGCGCGGGTCGTCATCGACAAGGACACGAATTCGCTCGACCAGCTTGCCGCCTCACGCGGAGTGATCACCGTGAATTCCGCGATGGGGCTCGAGGCGTTCTTCCACGACAAGCCGGTGATCGTGCTCGGGGAAAGCTATTACAGCGGGCTTGGGCGGACCGAAATCGCGCGCAGTGAAGCCGAGCTGGTGGCACTGCTGAAATATCCCGAGGCGCTGGGATTCGACCGGGAGGCGCGCGACGATCTGATGAACTTCCTCTTCAACGACTATTTCGTGCGCGACGAGGACCTGAAGGAGCATCGCTTCGACGTCGCGCGGCTGGTCGACCGGCACGCGCGTCATCAGGCGCTTCTCACCGAGGCGCGGAGGGAAGCGTTCGATGCCTGATCCGACACGCGTCGTGTTCCTGACCGATGCGGGGTTCCTGCGGCCGACGCTTGTCGCGCTCGCCTCGCTGCTCGATAGTGCCACCTCCCCGGTTGAGGTGCATTTCACCAGCTGGCGGCTTTCCGAGCGGGACCGGGACGCCGCCCGGCGCGTCGCGGAGCATTGGCCAGGTCACAGCCTCAGGGTTCACCAGCTCGACGAGGACTGGCTCAGGGACGCGCAATCGCCGAAAACCACCATTCCGCCCAACGCGCTGGGCAAGCTTTTCCTGCCGCGCCTCGTGCCCGACCGCTTTGTCTACATCGACGGCGACATCCTCGTGCGCCGGGACCTGTCCCCTCTCATGATGTTGGACCTGGGCGACAACCTGCTGGGCGGGGTGCCGGACTATGTGGTCTCGCGCTGGGCTGCGGAGGGACGGCAGGACCGCATCGACGGTCTGCGCCCTGTGATGGGGGATGTCCCCGCGGCGCGCTACGTCAATTCGGGTGTGCTGGTGTTCGACAGCCCCCGCATCCGTTCCGATGCCGCGCTGAGGGCCGAGATGGAGGACCTGAGCGCTGCGCGCGGCTTTAAGACGGTGGATCAGGACCGCATCAACCAGATCTTCGCAGGGCGCATCGCGGTGCTCGATCCGGCGTGGAACGCGAGCTGGGGCAGGGTAGGGCCGCATCGGGCCTGGATGGAGAAATCGGGCATCGAGCCGATGGCGCGCCCGCAAGGTGGTGCGGCGATCGTGCATTTCCACGGGCCCGCCAAGCCTTGGCACAGGCCTGGCCTCAAGACGCTCAGCAAGGGCGCGCGTGCAGTGGTCGAGTACCGGCTTTTCCTGCGCCGCTTCCGCAAGCTCTTTCCCGACCTCGTGCCCTGAGGATCAGATCGGGACCTCGGTCGTCGACTTCAGCTCTTTCAGCACGAAGCTGGAATGCACCTCGCGGACATTGGAACTGCGCAGCAGCACCTGCGACATGAAACGTTCGTAGGCTTCGACGTCGGCCACCCGGATCTTGAGCTGATAATCCGCCCCCCCGGAGGTCGCGAGGCATTCGACGATTTCCGGATGTCCGTCGATCAGCCGCGCAAAGCCCGCGACGGTCGCTTCCGCGTGATCGGCAAGAGAGATCGCCGCCAGCACCGTCAGCTTGCAGCCCGCCCGCGCCGGATCGAGCAGCGCCACGCGCGCCCGGATCAACCCGGAAGCCTCGAAATCCTGCAGCCTGCGCCAGACCGTGCTCTGTGCCATTCCGCAGCGTTCGGTGAGCTGGGCCAGCGATAGCGAGGAGTCTCGCTGGATTTCCCGCAGAAGGCGTCGTTCGGGATCAGAAAATTCCATTGATGACAAATACTTCGGACAGAGTTTCTGGAGATACAGTATATACTGGAAATCTGGCGGGAAAAGGCGCTTCGGCGGACCAGTCGATGTCGTCCGCGCAACGCCGCACGGATTTCATATGTCGTTGCGGGGGATGCGCAGGACCTGGCCCGGGAAGATTCGATCCGGGTTGCTCAGGATATGCTGGTTGGCCTCGAAGATGGGCTGGAAATCCGCACTGCCGTACTGTTCCCGGGCGATCCTGATCAGCGTATCCCCGGATCGCACGGTGTAGGGCTGCCAGCCGCGGTAGCCTGCCAGGATTCCGGGTCCGTAAAGCACCGGCACGACAACCGACGGCCCGTCCTCGTTGCCGGTGTCGTCGGCGAGCGTCAGAAAGAGGCGGTTG encodes:
- a CDS encoding peroxiredoxin; the encoded protein is MALRINDTVPDFAAETDQGAIRFHDWIGESWAILFSHPKDFTPVCTTEFGAVAQLANDWKARGTKVIGVSVDGVEEHRKWKADIEKVGGVAPDFPIIGDEGLEVSKAFDMLPADAYLPDGRTPADSATVRAVFIIGPDKKLKLSMIYPMTVGRNFAEVLRALDGLQMSSGKGVATPANWVPGGDVIIPATVSDEDAKAKFGEFVTVLPYLRTTKAPA
- a CDS encoding glycosyl transferase, producing the protein MRSDRPWRRKLVKHGYQLLAGRARAHGQDVWPFLKVAKPRGDVPGAIDWKGARAGALMPWAELVPAFAGKDVLICGSGPSVKLADVSRWKGPAVLLNGALSLAEKLAGPVIGAIEDERFIWRHHEMVAQAAGRVDLWLLSPSVLRALLSFDETWARNRRIFLIDDLAKPVNGARRSLQDADIAACFEGQDRPLVSLHPETGVVPAGTVAFSAAQIVLAAGASNIGFLGVDLTTANAPRFYEKDGAQAKSGIVGALGRILQHFAGFADVARRRGVLLRCHSSTSALLGLGIPYDKGLAA
- a CDS encoding capsular biosynthesis protein; the protein is MSLPYRRPAFLSNGETFCDTAMRALLCDGKAPQPVSVGALSPRIGQRALLDAHANGKGGGLKLIVAAARHAGFAQLLEREGVDLLYVWRGLRGRDELGAMAARAAGIPRIYFEGGPMPGWVQIDMAGVNARSSIPREPAFFRLWREKGPQPRIDWRSLRDTLTVRPPRRNLVAQERRDDWSDEGPFLFCPFQMNAPRDPLPDGGWAADAGELMAALAAASEVLPEGWHLRAKPHPNARGTLEPLLAQHPGARVVIDKDTNSLDQLAASRGVITVNSAMGLEAFFHDKPVIVLGESYYSGLGRTEIARSEAELVALLKYPEALGFDREARDDLMNFLFNDYFVRDEDLKEHRFDVARLVDRHARHQALLTEARREAFDA
- a CDS encoding glycosyltransferase family 8 protein, with the protein product MPDPTRVVFLTDAGFLRPTLVALASLLDSATSPVEVHFTSWRLSERDRDAARRVAEHWPGHSLRVHQLDEDWLRDAQSPKTTIPPNALGKLFLPRLVPDRFVYIDGDILVRRDLSPLMMLDLGDNLLGGVPDYVVSRWAAEGRQDRIDGLRPVMGDVPAARYVNSGVLVFDSPRIRSDAALRAEMEDLSAARGFKTVDQDRINQIFAGRIAVLDPAWNASWGRVGPHRAWMEKSGIEPMARPQGGAAIVHFHGPAKPWHRPGLKTLSKGARAVVEYRLFLRRFRKLFPDLVP
- a CDS encoding Lrp/AsnC family transcriptional regulator, which produces MEFSDPERRLLREIQRDSSLSLAQLTERCGMAQSTVWRRLQDFEASGLIRARVALLDPARAGCKLTVLAAISLADHAEATVAGFARLIDGHPEIVECLATSGGADYQLKIRVADVEAYERFMSQVLLRSSNVREVHSSFVLKELKSTTEVPI
- a CDS encoding LysM peptidoglycan-binding domain-containing protein — protein: MPVTLDIQQPQPLDIVGSTILIAGNATAFEGTLSVRVTEGHDEYASFLTVGSLGLRQFQGAIDIPEDNSFQLNRLFLTLADDTGNEDGPSVVVPVLYGPGILAGYRGWQPYTVRSGDTLIRIAREQYGSADFQPIFEANQHILSNPDRIFPGQVLRIPRNDI